A single region of the Plantactinospora soyae genome encodes:
- a CDS encoding LLM class flavin-dependent oxidoreductase: MRYAISIPPAGPPADLIACAVAAEHAGWDAFFLWDHVYIADGMPLHDPWVLLGAIGTATERLRLGAMVTPLARRRPWKVAKEVITLDQLTGGRVVVGVGLGVPDSDFTAFGESADPRTRAATLDEALVVLDGLLRGDVVDHAGPRFRVRARLTPGSVQRPRPPIWVAATWPHRRPLARAARYDGVFALGRDAVGGLTPAQVAEVRAVLGPDQDIVLPYDPAVPIDEHAAAGVTWSVLGPDEPSGDWLAVLRRRIEAGPPG, translated from the coding sequence ATGCGGTACGCCATCTCCATTCCACCCGCTGGCCCACCGGCAGACCTGATCGCCTGCGCCGTCGCCGCCGAGCACGCCGGATGGGACGCCTTCTTTCTCTGGGACCACGTCTACATCGCCGACGGCATGCCACTGCACGATCCGTGGGTGCTGCTCGGCGCGATCGGGACCGCCACCGAGCGGCTCCGGCTCGGCGCGATGGTCACGCCACTGGCCCGGCGCCGGCCGTGGAAAGTGGCCAAGGAGGTGATCACGCTGGATCAGCTCACCGGTGGCCGGGTCGTGGTCGGCGTCGGGCTCGGCGTCCCGGACAGCGACTTCACCGCCTTCGGCGAGTCGGCCGACCCGCGAACCCGGGCCGCGACCCTCGACGAGGCACTGGTGGTGCTGGACGGTCTGCTGCGCGGCGATGTGGTGGACCACGCCGGTCCGCGGTTCCGGGTGCGGGCCCGGCTCACCCCCGGCAGCGTGCAGCGGCCACGGCCGCCGATCTGGGTCGCCGCGACCTGGCCCCACCGGCGCCCGCTGGCCCGGGCCGCCCGCTACGACGGGGTGTTCGCGCTGGGCCGCGACGCGGTCGGCGGCCTGACGCCGGCACAGGTGGCCGAGGTACGCGCCGTTCTCGGACCCGACCAGGACATCGTCCTGCCGTACGACCCGGCGGTGCCGATCGACGAACACGCCGCCGCCGGGGTCACCTGGTCGGTACTCGGTCCCGACGAGCCCTCCGGGGACTGGCTGGCGGTGCTGCGTCGACGGATCGAGGCCGGCCCGCCCGGCTGA
- a CDS encoding 4'-phosphopantetheinyl transferase family protein, with protein sequence MTGSPGPSGEPPRLPAPRPEPSSPVPPPATSIGEQVGPVAPTTGECQVWRLPMGSGHWDGFDVLDDEERERHKRFLRPADRDRYQAAHVGVRLLLGHYLDVPPARLKFSRHCRHCGAGHGKPVVEWPATTLDFSLTHSGDWVGLAVAAEPVGLDVQELAEGTDVVALSDTVLAPAELRWWARQPAETARTAFFGYWARKEALLKATGHGLAVPMRTITLTPPDGPAQLVDWSGDRPLDGPARLYDLEAGPGYAAAVAVLTSAPVRITQAEFSATTLAREPRPAA encoded by the coding sequence TTGACCGGATCCCCTGGCCCGTCCGGCGAGCCGCCCAGGCTGCCGGCACCGAGGCCCGAGCCGTCGTCGCCGGTGCCGCCGCCGGCGACCTCGATCGGGGAGCAGGTCGGGCCGGTGGCGCCGACGACCGGCGAGTGTCAGGTGTGGCGCCTGCCGATGGGTTCCGGTCACTGGGACGGGTTCGACGTGCTCGACGACGAGGAACGCGAGCGGCACAAACGTTTCCTCCGGCCCGCCGACCGGGACCGGTACCAGGCCGCGCACGTCGGCGTACGGCTCCTGCTCGGTCACTATCTCGACGTACCCCCGGCGCGGCTGAAGTTCTCCCGGCACTGCCGGCACTGCGGCGCCGGACACGGCAAGCCGGTGGTCGAGTGGCCGGCGACCACACTGGACTTCTCGCTCACCCACTCCGGCGACTGGGTCGGTCTGGCGGTGGCGGCGGAGCCGGTCGGTCTCGACGTCCAGGAGTTGGCGGAGGGTACGGACGTGGTGGCGCTGAGCGACACGGTGCTCGCACCCGCCGAACTGCGCTGGTGGGCGAGGCAGCCGGCGGAGACCGCCCGGACGGCGTTCTTCGGCTACTGGGCCCGCAAGGAGGCCCTGTTGAAGGCGACCGGGCACGGGCTCGCCGTGCCGATGAGGACGATCACCCTCACCCCGCCCGACGGGCCGGCCCAACTTGTCGACTGGTCGGGCGACCGTCCGCTGGACGGGCCGGCGCGGCTGTACGACCTCGAGGCGGGGCCGGGCTATGCGGCGGCGGTCGCCGTACTCACCAGCGCGCCGGTCCGGATCACCCAGGCGGAGTTCTCCGCCACGACCCTCGCCCGGGAGCCACGGCCGGCGGCCTGA
- a CDS encoding L-ribulose-5-phosphate 4-epimerase — protein sequence MSDTVSDTIARLRREVCQLHEQLTRWELVTWTSGNVSARVPGADLLVIKPSGVSYDELTPESMVVTTLDGNVVDGNHSPSSDTDAHAYVYRAMPHVNGVVHTHSAYATAWSARGESIPCVLTAMADEFGGEIPIGPFALIGGDDIGKGIVATLAGHRSPAVLMRNHGVFTIGASAKAAVKAAVMCEDVARTVHIARSGGALVPIEPEHIDALYERYQGVYGQR from the coding sequence ATGAGCGACACGGTCAGCGACACCATCGCCCGGTTGCGCCGCGAGGTGTGCCAACTGCACGAGCAGTTGACCCGCTGGGAACTGGTCACCTGGACCAGCGGGAACGTCAGTGCCCGGGTGCCGGGCGCCGACCTGCTGGTGATCAAGCCCAGCGGCGTGTCGTACGACGAGTTGACGCCGGAGTCGATGGTGGTGACGACCCTGGACGGGAACGTCGTCGACGGCAACCACTCGCCGTCGAGTGACACGGACGCGCACGCGTACGTCTACCGGGCGATGCCGCACGTCAACGGGGTGGTGCACACGCACAGCGCGTACGCCACCGCCTGGTCGGCCCGGGGCGAGTCGATCCCGTGTGTCCTCACCGCGATGGCCGACGAGTTCGGTGGGGAGATCCCGATCGGTCCGTTCGCGCTGATCGGCGGCGACGACATCGGCAAGGGGATCGTGGCGACGCTCGCCGGTCACCGCTCCCCGGCGGTGCTGATGCGCAACCACGGCGTCTTCACGATCGGCGCCAGCGCGAAGGCGGCGGTGAAGGCGGCGGTGATGTGCGAGGACGTGGCCCGTACGGTGCACATCGCCCGGTCCGGTGGCGCGCTGGTGCCGATCGAGCCGGAGCACATCGATGCCCTCTACGAGCGCTACCAGGGGGTTTACGGCCAGCGGTGA
- the araB gene encoding ribulokinase — translation MRVSANGDRYVVGVDFGTLSGRAVVVRVSDGAEVGSAVHEYRHGVIDDRLPETGAPLPGGWALQMPEDWRCVLREAVPKALSAAEVDPGSVIGIGTDFTACTVLPTLADGTPLNEVPGLADRPHAYPKLWKHHAAQRHADRINGLAQERGEPWLPRYGGRISAEWQFAKALQVLTEDPEIYARTERWIEAADWIIWQLCGVETRNVCTAGYKGIHSDGKYPSRDYLAALDPEFADFVETRLAHPLAPLGGLAGQLTPRAAAWTGLPAGIAVAVGNVDAHVTAAAANAVEPGQMLAIMGTSTCHVMVSDVLADVPGMCGVVRDGIVPGRWGYEAGQSGVGDIFGWFVEHCVPADYAEEAARRGIGVHEHLTALAAAQRPGQHGLVALDWHNGNRSVLVDHDLSGVIVGQTLATRPEDQYRALIEATAFGTRTIVSAFDTSGVPVTEFIVAGGLLKNQFLMQVYADVLRRPLSVIDSEQGPALGSAIHAAVAAGAYPDITVAAAAMGKVRRAVYQPDPASADVYDRLYAEYERLHDYFGRGGNDVLHRLHALRGEVRA, via the coding sequence ATACGAGTGAGCGCTAACGGTGACCGGTACGTCGTCGGGGTCGACTTCGGCACGCTGTCCGGTCGGGCGGTGGTGGTCCGGGTCTCGGACGGGGCCGAGGTCGGTTCGGCGGTGCACGAGTACCGGCACGGGGTGATCGACGACCGCCTGCCGGAGACGGGGGCGCCGTTGCCCGGCGGCTGGGCGCTGCAGATGCCGGAGGACTGGCGCTGCGTGCTGCGTGAGGCGGTGCCCAAGGCACTCTCGGCCGCCGAGGTCGATCCCGGATCGGTGATCGGCATCGGAACGGACTTCACCGCCTGCACGGTGCTGCCGACGCTCGCCGACGGCACGCCGCTGAACGAGGTACCCGGGCTCGCCGACCGGCCGCACGCCTATCCGAAGCTCTGGAAGCACCACGCCGCCCAGCGGCACGCCGACCGGATCAACGGGCTCGCCCAGGAGCGCGGCGAGCCCTGGCTGCCCCGCTACGGCGGCCGGATCTCGGCGGAGTGGCAGTTCGCCAAGGCACTGCAGGTGCTGACCGAGGATCCGGAGATCTACGCCCGTACCGAGCGGTGGATCGAGGCGGCAGACTGGATCATCTGGCAACTGTGCGGCGTCGAGACCCGCAACGTCTGCACCGCCGGTTACAAGGGGATCCACTCCGACGGGAAGTATCCGTCGCGGGACTACCTGGCCGCCCTGGACCCCGAGTTCGCCGACTTCGTCGAGACCCGGCTCGCCCACCCGCTCGCCCCGCTCGGCGGACTGGCCGGCCAGTTGACTCCCCGGGCCGCAGCCTGGACCGGGCTGCCGGCCGGGATCGCGGTCGCGGTCGGCAACGTCGACGCCCACGTCACCGCCGCCGCCGCGAACGCCGTCGAGCCGGGCCAGATGCTCGCCATCATGGGTACGTCGACCTGCCATGTCATGGTCTCGGACGTCCTGGCCGACGTGCCGGGGATGTGCGGGGTGGTCCGGGACGGCATCGTGCCCGGTCGATGGGGATACGAGGCCGGACAGAGCGGCGTGGGAGACATCTTCGGCTGGTTCGTCGAGCACTGCGTGCCGGCCGACTACGCCGAGGAGGCCGCCCGACGCGGCATCGGCGTGCACGAGCACCTGACCGCGCTGGCCGCCGCCCAACGTCCGGGCCAGCACGGCCTGGTCGCGCTGGACTGGCACAACGGCAACCGTTCGGTGCTGGTCGACCACGACCTGTCCGGCGTCATCGTCGGGCAGACCCTGGCCACCCGTCCCGAGGACCAGTACCGGGCGCTGATCGAGGCCACCGCGTTCGGTACCCGCACCATCGTCTCGGCGTTCGACACCTCCGGGGTGCCGGTGACCGAGTTCATCGTCGCCGGCGGCCTGCTGAAGAACCAGTTCCTGATGCAGGTCTACGCCGACGTGCTGCGCCGGCCGTTGAGTGTCATCGACTCCGAGCAGGGGCCGGCGCTCGGCTCCGCGATCCACGCGGCGGTGGCCGCCGGGGCCTATCCGGACATCACGGTCGCGGCCGCCGCGATGGGCAAGGTCCGCCGGGCGGTCTACCAGCCGGATCCGGCCAGCGCCGACGTCTACGACCGGTTGTACGCGGAGTACGAGCGGCTGCACGACTACTTCGGTCGGGGCGGCAACGACGTCCTGCACCGGTTGCACGCGCTACGCGGGGAGGTACGGGCATGA
- the yjfF gene encoding galactofuranose ABC transporter, permease protein YjfF: protein MSAVPGTVATGRPRALQPQQKYLPLFATGVLLVLMYGAGVLRYDGFSDTQVVLNVFVDNAFLLVVAVGMTFVILTGGIDLSVGAVVALTTMLSASLLQEQGWSPYLVLPLVLLIGALLGLGMGCIIHYFEIQPFIVTLAGMFLARGLCYTINTSSIPINDPLWTSIAQQRIRFGGFFISVSVLIALAVVAIGIYVLGYTRLGRNTYAIGGNPQSALLMGLPVARTRIAVYTISGFCSALGGVLLSFYMLSGNSLHAVGMELDAIAAVVIGGTLLTGGSGYLIGTVLGVIVLGLIQTIITFQGDLSSWWTKIVIGVLLFAFIVLQRTVARRQP from the coding sequence ATGAGCGCCGTACCGGGAACGGTGGCTACCGGCCGACCACGTGCCCTGCAACCGCAGCAGAAGTACCTGCCGCTGTTCGCCACCGGAGTGCTGCTGGTCCTGATGTACGGCGCCGGGGTGCTGCGTTACGACGGCTTCTCCGACACCCAGGTCGTGTTGAACGTCTTCGTCGACAACGCGTTCCTGCTGGTCGTCGCGGTCGGTATGACCTTCGTCATCCTGACCGGCGGGATCGACCTCTCGGTCGGTGCCGTGGTGGCCCTGACCACGATGCTCTCCGCCTCACTGCTCCAGGAGCAGGGCTGGTCGCCGTACCTGGTCCTGCCGTTGGTGCTGTTGATCGGCGCCCTGCTGGGACTGGGCATGGGCTGCATCATCCACTACTTCGAGATCCAGCCGTTCATCGTGACCCTGGCCGGGATGTTCCTGGCCCGCGGGCTCTGCTACACGATCAACACCTCGTCGATCCCGATCAATGACCCGCTCTGGACCTCGATCGCGCAGCAGCGGATCCGGTTCGGCGGATTCTTCATCTCGGTCAGCGTCCTGATCGCCCTGGCGGTGGTCGCGATCGGCATCTACGTGCTCGGTTACACCCGACTCGGCCGCAACACGTACGCCATCGGCGGCAACCCGCAGTCGGCGTTGCTGATGGGGCTGCCGGTGGCCCGTACCCGGATCGCGGTCTACACGATCAGCGGATTCTGCTCGGCGCTCGGCGGCGTGCTGCTCAGCTTCTACATGCTCTCCGGGAACAGCCTGCACGCGGTCGGCATGGAACTCGATGCGATCGCGGCCGTGGTCATCGGCGGCACCCTGCTGACCGGTGGCTCCGGCTACCTGATCGGCACCGTGCTCGGCGTCATCGTGCTGGGCCTCATCCAGACCATCATCACCTTCCAGGGCGATCTGAGCTCCTGGTGGACGAAGATCGTCATCGGCGTGCTGCTGTTCGCCTTCATCGTGTTGCAGCGCACCGTGGCGAGGCGGCAGCCCTAG
- a CDS encoding ABC transporter permease, producing the protein MAGVLRHRFFWPVATLLILLASNLFFSPDFFAVDVRQGHLYGSLIDIVRFGAPLILVSLGMTLVIATGGIDLSVGSVVAICGALACLQISGLSDQNSVVGVLLAVGLALGLALLLGAWNGLLVAQAGIQPIIATLILMVAGRGLAQLITDGQIITINSSPYKLIGGGYWLTVPFSILVALVVFGFALLLTRRTALGLLIESVGGNAEASRLAGIHAKRIIFTSYVFCGLCAGIAGLMISSNVSSADGNNAGLWIELDAILAVVIGGTSLAGGRFSLGGTVLGALIIQTLTTTIYTIGIPPETTLLFKALVVTVVCLLQSPAFRAKVFRRRRRPPPAQPDRQQQPKVEVPA; encoded by the coding sequence ATGGCCGGCGTACTCCGGCACCGGTTCTTCTGGCCGGTGGCGACCCTGCTGATCCTGCTGGCGAGCAACCTGTTCTTCAGCCCCGACTTCTTCGCCGTCGACGTACGTCAGGGGCACCTGTACGGCAGCCTGATCGACATCGTACGGTTCGGCGCACCGCTGATCCTGGTGTCGCTCGGCATGACCCTGGTGATCGCCACCGGTGGGATCGACCTCTCGGTGGGTTCGGTGGTCGCCATCTGCGGCGCCCTCGCGTGCCTTCAGATCAGCGGGCTCAGTGACCAGAACAGTGTGGTCGGTGTCCTGCTCGCGGTGGGACTCGCCCTCGGGCTGGCCCTGCTGCTCGGCGCCTGGAACGGCCTCCTGGTCGCCCAGGCCGGCATCCAGCCGATCATCGCCACGCTGATCCTGATGGTCGCCGGGCGGGGTCTGGCCCAGCTCATCACCGACGGCCAGATCATCACGATCAACAGTTCGCCGTACAAGTTGATCGGCGGCGGCTACTGGCTGACCGTGCCGTTCTCGATCCTGGTCGCGCTGGTGGTGTTCGGCTTCGCGCTGCTGCTCACCCGGCGTACCGCACTCGGCCTGCTGATCGAGTCGGTCGGCGGCAACGCCGAGGCGAGCCGGTTGGCCGGGATCCACGCCAAACGGATCATCTTCACCAGCTACGTCTTCTGCGGTCTCTGCGCCGGCATCGCCGGACTGATGATCAGTTCCAACGTGTCCAGCGCCGACGGCAACAACGCCGGACTCTGGATCGAACTGGACGCCATCCTCGCGGTCGTCATCGGCGGTACGTCGTTGGCCGGCGGACGGTTCTCGCTGGGCGGCACGGTGCTGGGCGCACTGATCATCCAGACCCTGACCACCACCATCTACACCATCGGGATCCCGCCGGAGACGACACTGCTCTTCAAGGCCCTGGTGGTGACCGTGGTCTGCCTGTTGCAGTCGCCGGCCTTCCGGGCGAAGGTGTTCCGCCGCAGACGCAGGCCGCCACCCGCGCAACCGGACCGGCAGCAGCAGCCGAAGGTGGAGGTGCCGGCATGA